GGCGAGTTTGTGCAGGCCGATGCCCGCAGCGACGGCAACCCGTTGATTCGCCCCGGCAAGGTGGTCGAACTCACCAACATGGACAAGTACAGCGGCACCTACTACGTCACCGCCACCCGGCATGTGTTCTCTGAGCGGGTCTATACCACCGAATTTAGCGTGCGGGGGCTGCGGGGCGGCGACCTGCTGCAAATTTTGACGCCCGCCGTGCAGCTGATGCCGGGGCAAACTTGCCTGATCGGCATTGTGGCCGATAACAAAGACCCCAAGGGTTGGGGCCGGGTGCGGGTCAAATTTCCCACCCTCACCGAAGAGCATATGAGCAACTGGGCGCGGATGGTGGCGGTTGGGGCCGGGGTCAGTCGAGGGTTCGACTGTTTGCCCGAAATTAACGATGAGGTGCTGGTGGCCTTTGAGCACGGCGATATTCACCGCCCCTACGTACTTGGCGGCGTGTGGAACGGCAAAGACGCCCCGCCGGAGAAGGTTGAGGAGAGCATTGGTCAAGATGGCAAGGTAAGGCTGCGTACCTTCAAAACTCGCCTGGGGCACCAGCTTCAGTTTGTCGAAGAAGATAAGGGCGACAGCAAACAGGGGGTATATCTCACTACCAAAGGCTCCCACCACCTGGACTTGAACGACACCGAAAAGCACATCGAAATTAAAAGCACAGACGGCCACCAGGCCCTGCTCGACGACAAAAATAAAAAGCTGGAATTAAAAAGTAAAGGCGGTCACCTAGTGTGCCTCAACGACAGCGGCACCAAGATCGATATGACCTCCACAGGCGACCTCAACCTGAAATCGGGCACCAGCGGTGCAAGCCGAGCCATTGACGTGAAGGGCGGCACCATTACCCTGACCGGAACGACCAAAATCACTCTGAAAGTGGGCAGCAGCTCTATTACTCTGAGCAACGCCGGGATTGAAATTAAAGGCATCCAGATCACAGCCCAGGCCACAGCTCAGGCCAAATTGCAGGGCATGACGGTCGATGTGCAGGGCAGTGCCCTCACCAAGATCCAGGGTGCTGTGGTGAAAATTAATTAGGGCGGAGGCATTAGCGATGGCAATTCAAGTGGTGTTGGGGGCCACCCTGCAGTGCAGCTTTGGGGTGGCCCCCAGCACGTTGGTCGTGCTTCCTAAGGGGCTGCCAGTCATGGATGGTGGCCCCTTAGCGGCAACTATTATGGACTTTGCCCCGATCGCCAATATTCCACCCTTTGGCCTGTGTACCTCGATCGCTAACCCCACCGTGGCCGCCGCCACCGCCGCCGCCCTGGGTGTGCTCACCCCCATGCCCTGCATTCCCGTCACCATGGCCCCCTGGTTCCCCGGTTCGCCAGCGGTGTTAATCAACAATTTCCCCGCCTTGAACAACAGCTGCAAATGCATGTGTGCCTGGGCGGGGGTAATTTCAATTCTCAATCCGGGCCAGTTTACGGTGCAAATTCCTTAGCTAAACCCATGAGCCTATCGTCGTCTGCTACGGACTGGTATGAGGCCAACCATCGCTACCTGATCGCAGCGATCGCCCAGCTGCACCAGCGGCTCAGCCACCAGGCCGACCCCACCACCCCTACGCCCGACCCACCTCCCAAGCAAGAGCAGGACTTAGCGGTGGACTTTAGCGATCGCCCACCCGCCCTAGATCAGCTCTGTCAACAGTTTGGCTTGTCGGCCTTTGAGCGCGAGGTGCTGCTGCTGAGCGCAGGTATGGAGCTTGACCCCCAGTGGAAAACGCTCTGCGCCGCCGCCCAGCACGACTCCCAGCGCAGTTACCCCACCTGGGGGCTGGCCCTGGCGATTAGCCCCCAGGCCCACTGGACGGCGCTACAGCCCGATGCCCCCCTGCGGCGCTGGCGGCTAGTCGATATTGGCCCTGGCAACGCCCTGGTCGATAGCCCCCTGCGGCTAGATGAACAGGTCATGCATTACCTGATGGGCCACTGCCCCCTGAGTGAGCGCCTGCTGGGGCTGGGCGCGGAGCGGGCGGCGGGCGGCCCACTGGTCGAGTCGCACTGCACCCTGGCTGAAGCCATGGCTCAGGCCTGGGTAGCGGCGTCTCAAAGTCAGCGATCGCTGCCCGTGCTTCAGCTCTGGGGCCGCGATGAGGTGAGCATGCGGGCGATCGCGGCCACGACTAGCGATCTGCTAGGTCTAGAGCTATGGGCCATGACCGCCGAAACCCTACCTACCGACCCGACTCAGCTACAGGCCCTGCTCGACCTGTGGGAGCGCGAGTGGCAGCTCAACCGCCGGGTGCTGCTGCTGAACTGCGATCGCGCCGAAGGACACAGCCCCGACCGCGACTGGGCGATCGCCCACCTCAGCGACACCCTCACCGCGCCGCCTCTGCTGGTGAGTGCCACCCGCCGCCGCCCCAGCCGCCGCCCCCAGATCACCCATGAGGTTCCCCTGCCCAACCCCCAGGAGCAGCGCCAGGTGTGGACCCACGCCCTGGGCGATAGCGTCGCTGCCCTCAATGGCCACCTCGACAGTTTGGTCTCTCACTTCAACCTCAGCCGCTCAGCGATCGAGACCATCTGCTGCACCGCCCAGGGCCAGACCGCCCAGGGCGCAGACCTCTTCCCCAGCCTGTGGCAGGCCTGTAGCACCCAGGCCCGGCCCCAGCTCGATGCTCTGGCCCAGCGCATTGCCCCCGCCGCCACCTGGGACGATCTGGTTTTGCCCGACAAAGAGATGGGCATTTTGAAGGAGGTCGCGGCCCATGTGCGCCAGCGGGCCAAGGTCTACGAGCAGTGGGGCTTTGCGGGCAAAGGGCAGCGGGGGCTGGGCATTAGCGCCCTGTTTGCCGGGGCCAGCGGCACGGGCAAAACCCTGGCGGCCGAAATTTTGGGCAACGCCCTGAAGCTCGATGTCTATCGCATTGACCTAAGTGCGGTGGTGAGCAAGTATATTGGCGAAACGGAGAAAAACCTACGCCTGGTGTTTGATGCGGCTGAGGGCAGTGGGGTGGTGCTGCTGTTTGACGAAGCCGATGCCCTGTTTGGCAAACGCACTGAGGTGAAAGATTCTCACGATCGCCATGCCAACCTGGAGGTGAGCTACCTGCTGCAACGGATGGAGGCCTACCGGGGATTGGCCATTCTCACCACCAACCTAAAGGCGTCGCTCGACCAGGCCTTTCTGCGCCGGATTCGGTTTGTGGTGCAATTTCCGTTTCCCGATGCGGCCCAGCGGGCGGAGATTTGGCGGCAGGTGTTTCCGGCGCAGACGCCGCTGGCCACGCTAGACTATGGCAAATTGGGCCGACTGAATGTGCCGGGGGGCAACATTCGCAATATTGCA
Above is a genomic segment from Nodosilinea sp. E11 containing:
- a CDS encoding ATP-binding protein, whose protein sequence is MSLSSSATDWYEANHRYLIAAIAQLHQRLSHQADPTTPTPDPPPKQEQDLAVDFSDRPPALDQLCQQFGLSAFEREVLLLSAGMELDPQWKTLCAAAQHDSQRSYPTWGLALAISPQAHWTALQPDAPLRRWRLVDIGPGNALVDSPLRLDEQVMHYLMGHCPLSERLLGLGAERAAGGPLVESHCTLAEAMAQAWVAASQSQRSLPVLQLWGRDEVSMRAIAATTSDLLGLELWAMTAETLPTDPTQLQALLDLWEREWQLNRRVLLLNCDRAEGHSPDRDWAIAHLSDTLTAPPLLVSATRRRPSRRPQITHEVPLPNPQEQRQVWTHALGDSVAALNGHLDSLVSHFNLSRSAIETICCTAQGQTAQGADLFPSLWQACSTQARPQLDALAQRIAPAATWDDLVLPDKEMGILKEVAAHVRQRAKVYEQWGFAGKGQRGLGISALFAGASGTGKTLAAEILGNALKLDVYRIDLSAVVSKYIGETEKNLRLVFDAAEGSGVVLLFDEADALFGKRTEVKDSHDRHANLEVSYLLQRMEAYRGLAILTTNLKASLDQAFLRRIRFVVQFPFPDAAQRAEIWRQVFPAQTPLATLDYGKLGRLNVPGGNIRNIALNAAFLAADADQEIAMPHLLQAARSEYLKLERPLTDTEVKGWV
- a CDS encoding VgrG-related protein; translated protein: MPAISYIAKPIIKIDGAAVGAAFLEDILQISVEESLHLPGMFTLMLRNDYLPGAAQDKAWKHQSLLAIGKSVELGFISSAIEADEFDQAAEGLLLKGEITAIETHFTHDAQAPILVRGYDVSHRLHRGRHSRSFQNKTDADIVRQIASEVGIPTGAVDATGGPYGYGDIGGASGYIFQENQTNMEFLRSRAARHGYELFVQDGTLHFRKPKKDGTLKLAWLKELQSFRVQVTSAEQVSSVEVRGWDYSQKKAIVETSTSTSAVLTATDQGKGNKHTTFQGKPSQPKLIVVDQVTAQAPEAKTMADALCNELGGEFVQADARSDGNPLIRPGKVVELTNMDKYSGTYYVTATRHVFSERVYTTEFSVRGLRGGDLLQILTPAVQLMPGQTCLIGIVADNKDPKGWGRVRVKFPTLTEEHMSNWARMVAVGAGVSRGFDCLPEINDEVLVAFEHGDIHRPYVLGGVWNGKDAPPEKVEESIGQDGKVRLRTFKTRLGHQLQFVEEDKGDSKQGVYLTTKGSHHLDLNDTEKHIEIKSTDGHQALLDDKNKKLELKSKGGHLVCLNDSGTKIDMTSTGDLNLKSGTSGASRAIDVKGGTITLTGTTKITLKVGSSSITLSNAGIEIKGIQITAQATAQAKLQGMTVDVQGSALTKIQGAVVKIN
- a CDS encoding DUF4280 domain-containing protein, producing the protein MAIQVVLGATLQCSFGVAPSTLVVLPKGLPVMDGGPLAATIMDFAPIANIPPFGLCTSIANPTVAAATAAALGVLTPMPCIPVTMAPWFPGSPAVLINNFPALNNSCKCMCAWAGVISILNPGQFTVQIP